The stretch of DNA TGGGGCAGTCCATGGGCGACATGTCCGCCATCGGGGGGCTTGTCAGCACCCAGGCCGGAATGGTCGCGCTGCTCGATCTGAACACGCTTTTTCCCGGGGGCGACGAGGATGCGTTCTGAGGCGTGCCGGTCATGAACCAGACCGCACCGGTTTCCCCTCCGTCGTTGATGACCGACCGCGATTTCGCGCGCATCGCCGAGCGCATCGCGCGGATGGCGGGGATCGTTCTGGAAGAGCACAAGCGACAGATGATCCATTCGCGCCTGTCGCGCCGGCTTCGTGCCCTGGGGATGGGCAGCTTCACCGCCTATCTCGACCATCTGGACGCAGGAAGGGATCCGGCCGAGCTGCAGGAATTCGTCAACAGCCTGACGACCAACCTGACCTCTCTCTATCGCGAGGCGCATCATTTCGCCCATCTCGAAAAACACGTTCTCGCCCCGCTCAGCCAGCAGACCGCGCCCCGGCTTCGGATCTGGTCGGCCGGTTGCTCGAGCGGGGAGGAGCCAGCCTCCATCGCGCTGACCGCACTGGAGGCGATGGGGAATGCGCCGGCCGATATCCGGATCCTTGCGACCGATCTCGACACGGGGATGCTTGCGCGTGCGGCGGCGGGCCAGTATCCGGCCGACCGCGCGGCGGATATCCCGCAGCGCTTTGCCCGCCACCTTGTCCGGTCGGAATGCCGCCGGTTCGTCTCCCTGCCTCCAGCGGCGCAGGGCATGATCGCCTATCGCTGCCTGAACCTGCTCGAGCCGTGGCCGATGACCGGGCGCTTCGACGCGGTCTTCTGCCGGAACGTCATGATCTATTTCAGCCAGCCGACCAAGGCAGCGCTGATCGACCGGTTCGCCGCGCTTCTGACCCCGGGCGGCTACCTCTATCTTGGCCATTCGGAGTCCATTCTCGGCCAGCACGGCGATCTCGAAGCCTGCGGCGAGACGGTCTACCGGCGGAGAACGCCATGATGCAGGCGATTGGCACCGGCGGGCAACCCGGCCATTTCGACTACCGGGTCGATGCACGGGTATTCCCCGTCCTTCCGGGCGCGCACCGGGTGATTGCCGAGCCAGGGGCGGCGGTCGGAACGCTGCTCGGTTCCTGCGTGTCCGCCTGCATCCGCAACCGCGAGACGGGGCGCGGCGGGCTCAACCATTTCCTGCTTCCCGGCAGCGATGGCAGCCATTCCGCCCGGTATGGGGCCTATGCGATGGAATTGCTGGTCAACGACATCCTCTCGGCGGGTGGCCTGCGCCGCGACCTCGAGGCCAAGGTTTTCGGCGGCGCAGAGGTCATCGGGACCACGACGCGGACCCGGAGCGTCGGCGCCTCCAATGCGCGGTTCGTGCGCGATTACCTGAAGGGCGAGGGCATCGCGATCCTTGCCGAGGACTTGGGCGGCAAGCTGGCCCGAAGAGTCTACTATTTCCCTGACAACGGGCAGGTCCGTGTCCAGTACCTTGCCCAGACCGAAACGCGGCAAGCCGCGCGCAGCGAGGAGGCCTATCGCAACCGTCTCTCCGCCACGCCGCAGACCGGAAGCGTGGAGCTTTTCCAATGATTTCTCCGAGCGGTCCGGTTCGTGTGCTGGTCGTCGACGACAGCGCCCTCATGCGGCGCATGATCCGCGCGGGACTCGAGGCCGGGGCAGACATAGAGGTGATAGCCGAGGCCGCAAACACGGCCGAGGCGCGGCAGATGATCCGCCAGCACGATCCCGATGTCGTGACCCTCGATGTCGAGATGCCGGGCATGAACGGCATCGAGTTCCTGAAGAAGATCATGGAATTGCGGCCCACGCCCGTGATCATGGTCTCGACCCTGACCGCTGCCGGCACCGAGGTCAGCCTCGCCGCGCTTCAGATCGGCGCGATCGATGCGATCCCGAAGCCCTCGGGCCGAGAGGAGGTGGCGAGGTTCGGGCGCGCGTTGCGCGAGAGTGTGCTGCTGGCACGAATGGCGTGGCCGCGCGGGCAGGGTGCGGCAACGAAGTCTGCCCCTGCGGATTCCAATCCGCCGCTGGCGGCGCTGCGGTCAAGACGCATCGCGCGGCCGGAACTGATTGCCATCGGCGCCTCGACCGGCGGTGTGGCGGCTCTGAGCGAGTTGCTTGCGATGCTGCCGCCGACGCTTCCTCCCGTCGTGGTGACGCAGCACATGCCGCCCATGTTCACGGAGCGGTTCGCGGGCCGGCTGGACGCATTGCTGCCGCATGCGGTGTCTCAGGCGGTTCCCGGAGAGGTGCTTGCCCCCGGGCAGATCCGGATCGCGCCCGGCGACATGCATCTGACGGTCGCGCGGGCAGGCGGGCGTCTTGTGACGCGGCTCGATGGGTCCGGCCCGATTTCGGGACACCGGCCATCGGTGGATGTGCTCTTCAATTCCGTGGCGACCGCCGTCGGGGGACGGGCGCTGGGCGTGATCCTGACCGGAATGGGCCGTGATGGCGCAGCGGGAATGCGGGCGCTGCACAATACGGGCGCGTGGTGCATCGGGCAGTCGCAGGAAAGTTGCGTCGTCTATGGCATGCCACGGGCCGCACGGGAGTTGCAGGCCGTCGACGAGGAGGCGGATCTTCCGGGGATTGCGCGGCGCATGAGTGAAATTCTTAACACGCGGTCCGCTATCAGGACCGCATGAGGCAGGAGGGACGGGTGCGATGCCAGCGGCAAAGTCACTGAAGATACTGGTCGTGGACGATCAGCAAAGCATGCGGGGCCTGGCCCGCCAGTGCCTCAAGAAACTGGGGGTGCTGGACGTGGCGCTCGCCGCCTCGGGCGATCAGGCGCTGGAGGTGATGGCACAGCAGAAATTCGATGCCGTGATCTCGGACCTGAACATGCCGGGGTTGAGCGGGGTGGAACTTGCGCAACGGATCAAGAGCCACCCTGTGCTGCGGTCGACGCCGGTGTTTCTGGCCACATCGGAGTCCTATCGCGACCGGGCCAGCGATCAGACGGTCGACCATTTCGTGGCCAAGCCCTTCAGCGTCGCCGACATGCGCGAGGCGATCGAGCAGCACCTGGGGGTCCTGACCTGATCGCCGAGGCATTCGTGGCCAGGCTGGGGGCCCGTGCTCCGGGTGCCCTTTGGCGCGACAAGTGACGCCAGCCGATGGAATCTTGTCCGGTATCGCCCCTGCATGCGCCGGCGCCCGCGCGGCCCCGGCGCATGGATGTCACCCGCGACCCGGCGGCGATGCCGGGGGTGCCGCTTGCCGCCGCGCCGCCTTGAACCCGGCGCGCGACTGTGATCCTGTATCGGCGTCTGCGGCACGACCGCAAAACCGCATCCAGGGGGGAACCCATGCTCGATCAGACCAATCTCGCCGATCTGCTGAAGGATCCGTCGCTGCTGGTGACCAAGGGGTATATCGGCGGCGAATGGGTCGATGCCGCCTCGGGCAAGACATTCGAGGTGACCAACCCGGCCCGTGGGGACGTGATCTGTGCCATCGCCGACATGGACGAGACCGATGCGCGCCGCGCCATCGACGCGGCCCATGCGGCGCAGAAGGACTGGGCGGCGCGCACCGGCAAGGAACGTGCCGCCGTTCTGCGCAAGTGGTACGAGCTGATGGTCGAGAATGCGGACGACCTTGCCGCGATCCTGACCGCCGAGATGGGCAAGCCGCTGGCCGAGGCCAAGGGCGAGATCATGTACGGCGCCAGCTTCATCGAATGGTTCTCGGAAGAGGCCAAGCGCGCCTATGGCGAGACGATCCCCGGCCACCAGCGCGACAAGCGTATCGTGGTGATCAAGCAGCCGGTGGGTGTCGTTGCCTCGATCACGCCCTGGAACTTTCCCAATGCGATGATCGCCCGCAAGGTGGGGCCCGCGCTTGCGGTCGGCTGCGCCTTCGTCGCCAAGCCCGCGGCCGAGACGCCGCTCTCGGCGCTGGCGATGGCCGTGCTGGCCGAGCGCGCTGGCGTGCCCGCGGGCATCCTGAACGTTGTCACCTCGAAGCGCAGCTCGGTCATCGGGCAGGAATTCTGCGCCAACCCCAAGGTGCGCAAGCTGACCTTTACCGGATCGACAGAGGTGGGCCGCATCCTGCTGCGCCAGGGCGCCGATCAGATCATGAAGATGTCGATGGAACTGGGCGGGAACGCGCCCTTCATCGTGTTCGACGACGCGGATCTGGACGCCGCCGTCGAGGGGGCGATGATCTCCAAGTATCGCAACAATGGCCAGACCTGTGTCTGCGCGAACCGCATCTATGTGCAGGCGGGTGTCTATGACGCCTTTGCCGAGAAGCTTTCGGCGGCGGTCGCGAAAATGAAGCTGGGCGACGGGTTCGAGGCGGGCGTCAGCACCGGCCCGCTGATAAACACGGCCGCGCTGGAAAAGGTGGAGGAGCATATCTCCGACGCCGTGTCCAAGGGCGCGAAGGTGGTCACGGGCGGCAAGCGCTCGGCGCTGGGCGGTACCTTTTTCGAGCCGACGGTCCTGACCGGTGTGACCAGCGACATGATGGTCACACATGACGAAACCTTTGGCCCGGTAGCGCCGCTCTTCCGCTTCGAGGACGAGGCCGACGTGATCGCCCAGGCCAACGACACGATCTATGGCCTTGCGTCCTATTTCTATGCCCGCGACCTGAGCCGCGTCTGGCGCGTGGCCGAGGCGCTGGAATACGGGATGGTCGGTGTCAACACGGGCCTGATCTCGACCGAGGTTGCGCCCTTCGGGGGCGTGAAGCAGTCGGGACTTGGCCGCGAGGGATCGAGCCACGGGATCGAGGACTATCTGGAGATGAAATACATCTGCATGTCGGTCTGAACCGGGCGGACGCCGTACCCCGTTGAGGGGGCAGATGCCTCCGGCGGGGATATTTGAAGAAAGTGGAAGGCGGGGTCATGCCGCGCCTTCCACTTCTCGTTTTGGCCTGGCCTAGCCGACGAAGGCCTTCTCCAGCACGAATTCGCCCGGGTTGGCGTTCGAGCCTTCGCGCAGGCCTGCAGTCTCGAGCAGCGCCTTCACGTCGGTGTTCAGGCCCATGGAGCCGCAGATCATCACGCGGTCCGTCTCTGGGTCCAAGGGCGGTGTGCCGAGGTGGTCGAACAGGCGCCCCGAGGCGATCCAGTCGGTGATCCGGCCCGTGTTTGGGCTGTCTTCCTGGGTGGTGGTGGGCAGGTATTTCACCTTGCCGGCGACAAGCTCTCCGATCAGCGGGTCGTCCGGAAGGGCCGCGACAATGCGGCGGCCGTATTCCAGTTCCGCGACCTGCCGGCAGGTATGCGTCAGGATCACCTCGTCGAACTTCTCATGCACCTCGGGGTCGCGCAGGAGCGAGGCGAAGGGCGCGATGCCGGTCCCAGTCGCGACCATGTAGAGCCGCCGGCCCGGCAGCAGCGCGTCCACGACAAGCGTGCCGACGGGTTTCGGGCGCAGGATCACCTGGTCGCCGGGCCGGATCCGCTGAAGCCGGGACGTGAGCGGCCCGTCGGGCACCTTGATCGAATAGAATTCCAGCGTCTCGTCCCAGGAGGGCGAGGCGATGGAATAGGCGCGCAGGATCGGTTTGCCGTTCTCGCCGGGCAGGCCGATCATCACGAACTCGCCCGAGCGGAACCGCAGCGAACGCGGGCGGGTCAGCCGGAACGAGAACAGCCGGTCGGTCCAGTGGATCACCTCGGTCACGTCCTGTGCATCGGGCAGGACGGGGGTGGCGGCGGCGGCCGGGGCGTGCTGGTTCATCGGGGTAATCCTGTCTTTAGGGGGTCTTCAGGCGGCGAAGAGACGGTTCTGGTAGCCCTCGACATGGCGGACGGCCAGCCACTGGGCCTCGGGATTGCGCAGAGCCTGCGCATCCGAAATCGCGATCTCGTCCACGCCGACCCGCAGGGCGGCGCGGAACTGGTCCACCAGAACATGGCCTTCGGCACGGATGCGGCCCCGATAGCCGAGCTGGCGCAGGCGCCGCGCAAGGCTGAAGCCGCGCCCATCCGCGCTGCTGGCGAAAGGAATGATGGCGAGGCTGATCTTGCCGAACCACGGCCTCAGCCGCTCCGGGTCCGCGTCCACCGGCAGGCGCACGCCAAGCGGCACGTCGATGGGCAGGTCCTGCCCCGTCCAGTAGGCATCGAGGTCGAGGATCACGCCGTGGCGTGGGAAGCTGTCGGCGACGAACCCGTCGCGGGTGACGATCTGGGTCATGGATGTCTCCTCTCTTTCCGTTCGGCCCGGCCGTCGGGGCCGAAATGGATGCCGCACTCTGTCTTGTCCCGGCCGCGCCAGCGCCCGGCGCGGGTGTCCTCTCCGGGGGCCACCCGCGTGGTGCAGGGGGCGCATCCGATCGAGGCGTAGCCACG from Halovulum dunhuangense encodes:
- a CDS encoding CheR family methyltransferase, which encodes MTDRDFARIAERIARMAGIVLEEHKRQMIHSRLSRRLRALGMGSFTAYLDHLDAGRDPAELQEFVNSLTTNLTSLYREAHHFAHLEKHVLAPLSQQTAPRLRIWSAGCSSGEEPASIALTALEAMGNAPADIRILATDLDTGMLARAAAGQYPADRAADIPQRFARHLVRSECRRFVSLPPAAQGMIAYRCLNLLEPWPMTGRFDAVFCRNVMIYFSQPTKAALIDRFAALLTPGGYLYLGHSESILGQHGDLEACGETVYRRRTP
- a CDS encoding chemoreceptor glutamine deamidase CheD → MMQAIGTGGQPGHFDYRVDARVFPVLPGAHRVIAEPGAAVGTLLGSCVSACIRNRETGRGGLNHFLLPGSDGSHSARYGAYAMELLVNDILSAGGLRRDLEAKVFGGAEVIGTTTRTRSVGASNARFVRDYLKGEGIAILAEDLGGKLARRVYYFPDNGQVRVQYLAQTETRQAARSEEAYRNRLSATPQTGSVELFQ
- a CDS encoding protein-glutamate methylesterase/protein-glutamine glutaminase, whose translation is MISPSGPVRVLVVDDSALMRRMIRAGLEAGADIEVIAEAANTAEARQMIRQHDPDVVTLDVEMPGMNGIEFLKKIMELRPTPVIMVSTLTAAGTEVSLAALQIGAIDAIPKPSGREEVARFGRALRESVLLARMAWPRGQGAATKSAPADSNPPLAALRSRRIARPELIAIGASTGGVAALSELLAMLPPTLPPVVVTQHMPPMFTERFAGRLDALLPHAVSQAVPGEVLAPGQIRIAPGDMHLTVARAGGRLVTRLDGSGPISGHRPSVDVLFNSVATAVGGRALGVILTGMGRDGAAGMRALHNTGAWCIGQSQESCVVYGMPRAARELQAVDEEADLPGIARRMSEILNTRSAIRTA
- a CDS encoding response regulator, which translates into the protein MPAAKSLKILVVDDQQSMRGLARQCLKKLGVLDVALAASGDQALEVMAQQKFDAVISDLNMPGLSGVELAQRIKSHPVLRSTPVFLATSESYRDRASDQTVDHFVAKPFSVADMREAIEQHLGVLT
- a CDS encoding NAD-dependent succinate-semialdehyde dehydrogenase, whose protein sequence is MLDQTNLADLLKDPSLLVTKGYIGGEWVDAASGKTFEVTNPARGDVICAIADMDETDARRAIDAAHAAQKDWAARTGKERAAVLRKWYELMVENADDLAAILTAEMGKPLAEAKGEIMYGASFIEWFSEEAKRAYGETIPGHQRDKRIVVIKQPVGVVASITPWNFPNAMIARKVGPALAVGCAFVAKPAAETPLSALAMAVLAERAGVPAGILNVVTSKRSSVIGQEFCANPKVRKLTFTGSTEVGRILLRQGADQIMKMSMELGGNAPFIVFDDADLDAAVEGAMISKYRNNGQTCVCANRIYVQAGVYDAFAEKLSAAVAKMKLGDGFEAGVSTGPLINTAALEKVEEHISDAVSKGAKVVTGGKRSALGGTFFEPTVLTGVTSDMMVTHDETFGPVAPLFRFEDEADVIAQANDTIYGLASYFYARDLSRVWRVAEALEYGMVGVNTGLISTEVAPFGGVKQSGLGREGSSHGIEDYLEMKYICMSV
- a CDS encoding ferredoxin--NADP reductase, yielding MNQHAPAAAATPVLPDAQDVTEVIHWTDRLFSFRLTRPRSLRFRSGEFVMIGLPGENGKPILRAYSIASPSWDETLEFYSIKVPDGPLTSRLQRIRPGDQVILRPKPVGTLVVDALLPGRRLYMVATGTGIAPFASLLRDPEVHEKFDEVILTHTCRQVAELEYGRRIVAALPDDPLIGELVAGKVKYLPTTTQEDSPNTGRITDWIASGRLFDHLGTPPLDPETDRVMICGSMGLNTDVKALLETAGLREGSNANPGEFVLEKAFVG
- a CDS encoding DUF934 domain-containing protein: MTQIVTRDGFVADSFPRHGVILDLDAYWTGQDLPIDVPLGVRLPVDADPERLRPWFGKISLAIIPFASSADGRGFSLARRLRQLGYRGRIRAEGHVLVDQFRAALRVGVDEIAISDAQALRNPEAQWLAVRHVEGYQNRLFAA